In Triticum aestivum cultivar Chinese Spring chromosome 5B, IWGSC CS RefSeq v2.1, whole genome shotgun sequence, the following proteins share a genomic window:
- the LOC123116139 gene encoding zinc finger AN1 domain-containing stress-associated protein 17, whose protein sequence is MARRGTEAFPDLGAHCDREDCNQLDFLPFDCNGCGKVFCTEHRAYVDHGCPLAADNGRTVVVCEACGDSIERAGSDETDAQILEKHARSRRGCDPARKLKPRCPARRCKETLTFSNTSHCKECGQKLCLKHRFPEDHGCSRVSPVGAAAAARRAGDCGRDAQKTKDGGGWALPPLIRNFN, encoded by the coding sequence ATGGCGCGGCGGGGCACGGAGGCGTTCCCGGACCTGGGCGCGCACTGCGACAGGGAGGACTGCAACCAGCTCGACTTCCTGCCCTTCGACTGCAACGGCTGCGGCAAGGTGTTCTGCACGGAGCACCGCGCGTACGTTGACCACGGCTGCCCGCTCGCGGCCGACAACGGCCGCACCGTCGTCGTCTGCGAGGCCTGCGGCGACTCCATCGAGCGCGCCGGGTCGGACGAGACGGATGCGCAGATCCTCGAGAAGCACGCGCGGTCGCGCCGGGGCTGCGACCCGGCCAGGAAGCTCAAGCCGCGATGCCCCGCGCGGCGCTGCAAGGAGACACTCACCTTCTCCAACACGAGCCACTGCAAGGAGTGCGGGCAGAAGCTGTGCCTCAAGCACCGGTTCCCCGAGGACCACGGGTGCTCGCGCGTGTCGCCGGtgggggccgccgccgccgcgaggagGGCCGGCGACTGCGGCCGCGACGCGCAGAAGACAAAGGACGGCGGTGGGTGGGCGCTGCCGCCGTTGATCCGGAATTTCAATTGA